Sequence from the Pseudomonadota bacterium genome:
GGCCCGGAGCGGCTGGCACCCGCAGGCGGCTGCACACTAGAATGGTGCACCCCTTTGTAAGGTAGGCCTGCTGTGATGACGCTGTCCCCCGAGTTGGTCGACGCTCCCGAAAAAACCCTGGTGGCGCTCTCGCGGAACTTTACGCTGGACACCCGCGCTGAGATCCCGCCGATGTGGGTCGATTTCTGGGGCCGCGGTTGGCAATTTGAAGGTGACGAAGAGATGGCGGCGTTTGGGGCGTCCTTCAACGCGCAGCCCGATGGCGCTTTCACCTACGCCATCGGTCGGCACATCACCCCGACACCCGACAACTTGCCCGAAGGTGCGTGCACTGTGACCTTGTCGGGTGGGCGCTACGCCGTGTTTCGCAACCAGGGGCCGGTCAGCGAATTGCCAGGGTACTTTGACGCGATCTTCAGCGACTGGCTTCCCGGTTCGGGCGAAAGCCAACGCGAGGGCGCGGTGTTCGAGCGCTACCCCTATTCGGACGACGCCTCACCAGACAACATGGTCTACGAGATCTGGGTGCCGATCGCCTGAGGCGGCGCTCGCACCCAAGCGCCAGGTCACGCAGGCGAGATACCGCCTCTCGTCGACGCGGGCCCGACACGGCAACCGGATTGTGCAAAACACCGCGAGGCAGGCGCGTGCCGACTTCGCGCGCAGACACGTGGCTGCAGGGCCGGCCGCCGCAGTGGCCGCGACGCGCCACCGTCCAGCGCACCCCGGTCTTGCTGCGGGCTGCCATGCGGCACACCGCGTCGGCCCGGCTCGGATGCCCGCACCGGGCCGGGCTGAAAAACGCGCTAGGCTTTGCGCCAAACCCAGGCAGTGTGACGACATGCAGGACGCCTTCGTCTACCCCATTCTCGGCGTGCACGCAGCGGTTGCTGGTGTGCTCGCAGTGCGCCTGTGGCGACGCGAAGTCGGGGTGCTGACGAAACTGTGGTGGAGTGTCGTGTTGTTGGTTCCCGTGGTGGGGCTCTTTGCCTACGGCGCGCTGTACAAGCCACCCTCGGTGTTGCCTCGGCACCTGCAAGACCACCGGGAGCGAAAGGGTGGCTGGTGACAAGCACCCTCGTGCGCTGCGAGGGGGTTCGCTCAGGCGTGCGAGCGCCACGTCATCGCACACCCATCTGCCCGCCCTGCTGTGGGTGCTGCTCAGCACGTTCTTGTGGTCCGTGATCTTCGCGGCAGGCAAGTTTGTCGACGGGCGGATGGGCGTGTTCCAGATCACCCTGATCCGCTACGTCGGTGGTATGGCGGTGTTGCTGGTCCTGGTGCGTGCCCAGGGCGGCCTGGTCGCACACCGCAGTACGCAGCCCTGGGCGCATTTCGCGCGTGCGGTGAGCGGATGTGGGGCGGCTGTGGCAATCACCTGGGCGTCGGCCAACATGGCGCTGGTTGACGCCACCGCCATCGGGCTCTCCTACGGTGTGCTTGCACTCATGCTCGGCGCGGTGGTGCTCAAGGAAACGGTCACGCGGCGTCACGGTTTCGCGGTAGCAATCACGCTTGCCGGGGTTGCCGTGGTGTTGTCAAACCAGGGCGCGTTCCAATCCGGGCTTGCGCTCGTGCCCGCCTCGGTGGCGTTCCTCGCGGCCTTTTTGTTTGCTGTGGAAGGGCTGTTGATCAGTGTGCTGGGTCGAGCCGAACGCGCGCTCACGGTCATGCTCTACCTGACGTTCTTCGGGCTCTGCTTGATGTTGTTGCCGGCACTCGCCCAATGGCAATGGGCCGACCCCGCCACGGTGGTCTTCGCCTTGCTGTTGGGTCCGCTTG
This genomic interval carries:
- a CDS encoding GyrI-like domain-containing protein, with translation MTLSPELVDAPEKTLVALSRNFTLDTRAEIPPMWVDFWGRGWQFEGDEEMAAFGASFNAQPDGAFTYAIGRHITPTPDNLPEGACTVTLSGGRYAVFRNQGPVSELPGYFDAIFSDWLPGSGESQREGAVFERYPYSDDASPDNMVYEIWVPIA
- a CDS encoding DMT family transporter produces the protein MAGDKHPRALRGGSLRRASATSSHTHLPALLWVLLSTFLWSVIFAAGKFVDGRMGVFQITLIRYVGGMAVLLVLVRAQGGLVAHRSTQPWAHFARAVSGCGAAVAITWASANMALVDATAIGLSYGVLALMLGAVVLKETVTRRHGFAVAITLAGVAVVLSNQGAFQSGLALVPASVAFLAAFLFAVEGLLISVLGRAERALTVMLYLTFFGLCLMLLPALAQWQWADPATVVFALLLGPLALFGQYCTIRGYRSAPLSIVAPVDYAWLPFSAILGWVFFSEVPNGVTWLGCAVIVAGGILLSRLNAAPK